One part of the Flavobacterium johnsoniae UW101 genome encodes these proteins:
- a CDS encoding ATP-binding protein, protein MTAEKDFIVRIENPQGFGSGLLYSPAGQSEEAYVLTARHALVGDNGIPWEYDELSVGFLTDNGWSEYKLQEGDVILFGENNATEDLGVLVIKKQFLPVSLDYDRCPGICLVPAKGHELEITGFPKVVLNKLKRTLHHLKPLKDRDYERQIQIEVSDPLTGEYNDDNLVEGYSGSPVFVKLNGRYFCCGLFLAYETKNKRILGIDLSLVNNLLASRSLPLLSLLQIETDPTVLEAAEKLNENSFRVLSRIRDSVGKVNLPRTEISAAALEVIRNGKLAIFTGKPGSGKSAMVKKILDGLKNDFEIFAFQGEQLDKKSIEEIFADKPFCFGISLSEVLDSPLFAKKKIFLIDSIEKILETDNAETILDFFELLFRREDITLVFTCRSYAAEHLKIRFLRQFPAFPDFDVPALDGAELECIAESYPMLRTLAKNKSLLKVLQIPFNLDKAVSLPQNSLEDDIDTEARFKQIMWEYVIEGREKESDPLKRQLRGETFMEIALKRASAMSAYATVGHARADILHELTADHIIDPEPVYRRSFAAAHDIYEDWALTRHIDSNYLQYIAEEGNYGAFYDAIGTSPAVRRAFRIWISEKIQAMDGSAGRLVKSTLNGSAIQNYWKDEILVAVMQSHYSSDFLRENKDFLFLDQFKYFIRIIFLVRVSCQKPDFSLLNALDVDKRTQVYHNINLVPYGEVWANLIEFIFLNLNLLQPQMRLILSMLLQWEKGLKKNGPFPAGAEHAAKILIWFYNNFTSGVSSDQGRAKTENLENGILMLFRLSDFVKDQLKSLIEDAFRNKNRDADFEIGNLYDKILEYALDGYEGQKICKNFPELVLEIAESKWFYYPPTPEQIAEMKRQSILGPYHRSMMHSEQDFGFRRSTERHYSPGSPYETPILNLLLYSPFATVDFLVKLFNHAADSYIKSDFGRDNEFLHPSDHRSQITVIMDDGREIKQHASPSLWMMFRGTYFNSPDVLKSCLMAAECYLLQIGRDIKENKHDQYTKFLKASWDYTFEAFLTRCNSVMGSAVLISVANEHMDLAGRRIFPLLKIREIYHLDFHRCLKESEAYSPLSYKKHRQLRHLQLQNFQTLKHRSKSIEDLVMNLSFGEFQTEIFEIIDNFYLESPTDQNWRFALARIDRRKFRIVKEVENGFLLETELEDDLQKVVEENKTKEEANHLVLYAAHWCMQKLKHETAEEDSYEKWSEFHKISVDAQDNINIAGRHKQPVLVAAIGIRDFYSSLSAAESEWCETKVNELFKYELFENRLLDFMNSKYTVYETDAAFSVVPILMLKSDEREKKIYKQNILYYLTHFHQRSEHNSLRASINSCLWKHDPGFVLNCIYCIVEYSKFSHLKHRLEHLSGYKSYKRNFFSIIKTAHYRIRLKINPHYKPKGRIAGHIKYNDALKQYSAGFDAIMNRVAEEETPVEIAIPEYQSNAGDWLFEALKLVPAETELKILRDYFKNVLNFIFETFAKDSDPYDDTIHHSLQQFFQEKFALFLLSQPEDTAIENFKALIDWAYADGVKILYSNKKYEFTVKCLEEVVNQFLNDESKAANFWILWSYLSHKILTAKMFIFDKAFLFNHRILFLTQLDWNPLKNKKHFFETFILQGGDLESSGRLTAGIGFEELMPDAVSWLAERIKKEWPGNKGWDFYLEKIIIQTYYDGRMRREITATARLRNDFIALLDKLIDQSASSTAYIIREDFISSKGLA, encoded by the coding sequence ATGACAGCAGAAAAAGATTTTATAGTAAGAATTGAAAATCCCCAGGGATTCGGCAGCGGACTTCTATATTCGCCGGCCGGCCAATCGGAAGAGGCCTATGTGCTTACGGCAAGACACGCCCTTGTTGGGGATAATGGGATTCCATGGGAATACGATGAGCTGTCAGTCGGATTTCTTACTGATAATGGATGGTCTGAATATAAGCTGCAGGAAGGGGATGTAATATTATTTGGCGAAAATAATGCAACTGAAGATTTAGGCGTACTGGTAATCAAAAAGCAGTTCCTTCCCGTATCGCTTGACTATGATAGATGTCCTGGAATCTGCCTTGTTCCGGCTAAAGGCCATGAACTTGAGATAACCGGTTTCCCCAAAGTGGTTCTTAATAAATTAAAAAGAACACTGCACCATTTGAAGCCCCTTAAGGATAGAGATTACGAAAGGCAGATACAGATTGAAGTATCGGATCCCCTGACCGGGGAATACAATGACGACAACCTTGTGGAAGGCTATTCCGGAAGTCCGGTATTTGTCAAATTGAATGGCAGATATTTCTGCTGCGGCCTATTTCTTGCCTATGAGACAAAAAATAAAAGGATATTGGGGATCGATCTTTCTCTGGTAAATAATCTTCTGGCATCAAGATCGCTGCCCCTTTTATCATTGCTGCAGATAGAGACAGACCCTACCGTGCTTGAAGCAGCTGAAAAGCTTAATGAAAATTCTTTCAGGGTGCTTTCAAGAATACGAGACAGCGTCGGCAAAGTCAACCTGCCTAGGACCGAAATTTCAGCAGCTGCTTTGGAAGTTATAAGAAACGGCAAGCTGGCAATATTTACAGGAAAGCCGGGAAGCGGAAAATCAGCGATGGTTAAGAAGATTTTGGATGGATTAAAAAATGATTTTGAAATATTTGCTTTTCAGGGTGAGCAGCTGGACAAAAAAAGCATCGAAGAGATATTTGCAGATAAGCCTTTCTGCTTCGGCATATCCCTTTCAGAGGTTCTTGATTCCCCGCTATTCGCTAAAAAGAAAATTTTCCTTATAGACAGCATCGAAAAAATACTTGAAACGGATAATGCTGAGACGATATTGGATTTTTTTGAACTGCTTTTTAGAAGAGAGGATATTACATTAGTGTTTACCTGCAGGAGCTATGCGGCCGAGCATCTAAAAATCCGTTTTTTAAGGCAGTTTCCCGCTTTTCCCGATTTTGATGTGCCTGCGCTTGATGGAGCGGAGCTGGAATGCATCGCTGAGAGCTATCCGATGCTGAGAACCTTAGCAAAAAATAAATCCCTTTTGAAAGTTCTCCAGATTCCCTTTAATCTGGATAAGGCAGTGTCCTTACCTCAGAATTCGTTAGAAGATGATATTGATACTGAAGCTAGGTTCAAACAGATCATGTGGGAATATGTGATTGAAGGGCGCGAAAAGGAATCAGATCCGCTAAAAAGACAGCTGCGCGGCGAGACATTTATGGAAATTGCCCTGAAGAGGGCTTCGGCAATGAGCGCATATGCAACTGTTGGGCACGCGCGTGCCGACATACTTCACGAGCTGACCGCTGACCATATTATTGATCCCGAACCGGTATACAGAAGAAGCTTTGCGGCAGCTCATGACATCTATGAGGACTGGGCACTGACAAGGCATATTGACAGCAATTATCTGCAATACATTGCTGAAGAGGGCAATTACGGCGCTTTTTATGATGCAATAGGAACCTCTCCGGCAGTCCGGCGAGCCTTCAGAATCTGGATATCAGAAAAAATACAGGCAATGGACGGATCTGCAGGCCGGCTCGTAAAATCAACCCTCAACGGTTCGGCAATCCAAAACTACTGGAAGGATGAAATATTAGTTGCTGTCATGCAGTCGCATTACAGCAGTGATTTTCTGCGGGAAAACAAGGATTTTCTATTTTTAGATCAGTTTAAATATTTCATAAGGATAATTTTTTTAGTTCGGGTTTCGTGCCAGAAGCCGGATTTTTCCCTCCTTAACGCATTGGATGTGGACAAAAGGACTCAGGTATATCACAATATCAATCTGGTGCCCTACGGTGAAGTATGGGCCAATCTCATTGAATTTATTTTCTTAAACCTGAATCTGCTGCAGCCGCAGATGAGATTGATACTGTCAATGCTGCTGCAGTGGGAGAAAGGCCTGAAAAAAAACGGACCTTTTCCTGCCGGGGCCGAGCATGCGGCTAAAATTTTAATATGGTTTTACAATAATTTTACATCAGGCGTCTCATCTGACCAGGGAAGGGCTAAAACTGAGAATCTTGAAAATGGAATATTAATGCTTTTCCGTCTCTCTGACTTTGTCAAAGATCAATTGAAATCATTAATAGAGGATGCATTCAGAAATAAAAACAGGGATGCTGATTTTGAAATCGGCAATCTGTATGACAAGATTTTAGAGTATGCCCTTGACGGGTACGAAGGGCAGAAAATATGCAAAAATTTTCCTGAACTTGTCCTTGAAATTGCAGAAAGCAAATGGTTTTATTATCCGCCGACTCCTGAGCAGATTGCAGAAATGAAGAGGCAGTCCATCCTGGGGCCGTACCACCGGTCGATGATGCACAGCGAGCAGGATTTCGGCTTCAGAAGGAGCACAGAAAGGCATTATTCACCTGGAAGCCCTTATGAAACGCCTATATTGAACCTTCTGCTGTATTCTCCCTTTGCAACTGTAGATTTTTTAGTGAAGCTGTTTAATCACGCTGCCGATTCCTATATCAAGTCCGATTTCGGCCGGGACAATGAATTTCTGCATCCTTCCGACCATCGTTCGCAGATAACTGTTATAATGGACGACGGAAGAGAGATTAAGCAGCATGCCAGCCCTTCATTATGGATGATGTTCAGGGGAACCTATTTTAATTCGCCCGATGTTCTGAAATCCTGCCTAATGGCAGCCGAGTGCTATCTGCTTCAGATCGGCCGGGATATAAAAGAGAACAAGCATGACCAGTACACTAAATTTTTAAAGGCTTCCTGGGACTACACCTTTGAGGCTTTTTTAACCAGATGCAACAGCGTCATGGGGTCGGCAGTGCTTATAAGTGTCGCTAATGAGCATATGGATCTTGCCGGTAGAAGAATTTTTCCTTTACTGAAAATAAGGGAGATTTATCATCTGGATTTCCACAGGTGCCTTAAAGAATCAGAAGCCTACAGTCCGCTGAGCTATAAAAAGCACCGACAGCTGCGCCATTTGCAGCTGCAGAACTTCCAAACACTTAAGCATAGAAGCAAAAGCATTGAAGATCTGGTTATGAACCTGAGTTTTGGAGAGTTTCAAACCGAAATCTTTGAGATAATAGATAATTTTTATCTGGAAAGCCCGACAGACCAAAACTGGCGTTTTGCACTTGCGCGCATCGACCGCAGAAAATTTAGAATAGTAAAAGAGGTTGAAAACGGATTTCTATTAGAAACAGAACTGGAAGATGACTTACAAAAGGTTGTCGAGGAAAATAAGACAAAGGAGGAGGCGAACCATCTGGTATTATATGCCGCCCACTGGTGCATGCAGAAATTAAAGCATGAAACCGCTGAAGAGGACAGTTATGAAAAATGGTCGGAGTTTCACAAAATCTCTGTGGATGCCCAAGATAATATAAACATCGCCGGGCGGCATAAGCAGCCTGTGCTGGTGGCAGCAATTGGAATAAGGGATTTCTATTCATCATTAAGCGCAGCAGAAAGTGAATGGTGTGAAACAAAAGTAAACGAGCTGTTTAAATACGAACTCTTCGAAAATAGGCTGCTGGATTTCATGAATTCCAAATACACGGTGTATGAAACAGATGCTGCCTTTTCTGTTGTTCCAATTTTGATGCTCAAGTCGGATGAGAGGGAAAAAAAGATTTACAAGCAGAATATTCTTTATTACTTAACGCATTTTCACCAGAGATCCGAGCATAATTCCCTGAGAGCGTCAATTAACAGCTGCCTATGGAAGCATGATCCCGGTTTTGTATTAAACTGCATCTACTGCATTGTGGAGTATTCAAAATTCTCGCACCTTAAGCACAGGCTGGAGCATTTAAGCGGATATAAATCTTATAAAAGAAATTTCTTTTCCATTATAAAAACAGCGCATTATAGAATAAGGTTAAAAATAAATCCGCATTATAAACCCAAAGGCCGCATTGCGGGGCATATCAAATACAACGATGCCCTTAAACAATACAGCGCCGGTTTTGATGCCATTATGAATAGGGTCGCTGAAGAGGAAACCCCAGTGGAGATTGCAATTCCCGAATATCAGTCAAATGCAGGGGACTGGCTGTTTGAAGCCTTGAAACTGGTGCCGGCTGAAACAGAACTCAAAATCCTGCGGGACTATTTCAAGAATGTCTTGAATTTCATTTTTGAAACCTTTGCAAAAGATTCCGATCCATATGACGACACGATCCATCATTCCCTGCAGCAGTTTTTTCAAGAAAAATTTGCACTGTTTTTACTCAGCCAGCCTGAGGATACTGCAATTGAGAACTTTAAAGCATTAATTGACTGGGCTTATGCAGATGGCGTAAAAATCTTGTATTCCAATAAAAAATATGAATTTACCGTTAAGTGCCTGGAGGAAGTGGTAAACCAGTTTTTAAATGATGAATCCAAAGCGGCAAATTTCTGGATTTTATGGAGTTATTTAAGCCATAAGATTTTAACGGCTAAGATGTTTATTTTTGATAAAGCCTTTCTTTTTAACCATCGCATACTGTTCTTAACGCAGTTGGATTGGAATCCCCTAAAAAATAAAAAGCATTTTTTTGAAACTTTTATACTCCAGGGGGGAGACCTTGAATCTTCGGGAAGATTAACTGCCGGCATTGGATTTGAGGAATTAATGCCTGACGCTGTCAGCTGGCTGGCTGAACGCATTAAAAAAGAGTGGCCCGGAAATAAAGGCTGGGATTTTTATCTTGAAAAAATTATTATCCAGACCTATTATGACGGCCGCATGAGAAGAGAAATCACGGCAACCGCCAGATTAAGGAATGATTTTATTGCGCTGCTGGACAAGCTGATAGATCAGAGCGCTTCTTCTACAGCTTATATAATCCGTGAAGATTTCATATCTTCAAAAGGCCTGGCGTAA
- a CDS encoding MBL fold metallo-hydrolase, with product MNIDFLDAGCADAIHINFKGTDDKTHNILIDGGSEKGRLYETGLRKRLHEIVNIRKEIIDIWIITHIDDDHIGGILRLLKDADLLQAVDLSRTTFWFNYSIWDYDTGIRTNNLKNVKQGITLREYLAAYSQVKKDITDSHPLIDLWGAKLIILSPDNARYNSLLKLWRNEEVKMRDREPSSLKSIRSNDYGRRIEDFDTSREVKDASVENGSSISFMLQFNGESFLFTADSHPDVLASAIKRRFGEEKIKLKHMQIPHHGSRYNTSNALLELVDCENYIISADGYNRSNLPNKETLVKVLRANPDKNIKFFITQENELTRNIFKADPEFNINLTFPTPGNSHLHFEIG from the coding sequence ATGAACATTGATTTTCTGGATGCAGGCTGTGCGGATGCCATCCATATTAATTTTAAAGGCACTGATGATAAAACGCACAACATCTTAATTGACGGCGGCAGCGAGAAGGGCCGCCTTTATGAGACAGGGCTCAGAAAGAGACTGCATGAGATAGTCAACATCAGAAAAGAAATAATTGATATATGGATCATTACCCACATTGATGATGATCATATAGGGGGAATTCTGCGCCTTCTTAAAGATGCTGACCTTCTGCAAGCCGTGGATCTGTCCAGAACCACTTTCTGGTTCAATTATTCGATCTGGGACTATGACACCGGCATCCGGACCAATAACCTAAAAAATGTTAAGCAGGGAATTACCCTTAGGGAGTACCTTGCAGCCTATTCTCAAGTAAAAAAGGACATAACTGACAGCCACCCCCTGATTGATTTATGGGGAGCCAAATTGATTATCCTGTCTCCCGACAATGCAAGATACAACTCGCTTCTCAAGCTGTGGAGAAATGAGGAAGTGAAAATGAGGGATAGGGAGCCTTCATCTTTAAAAAGCATAAGAAGTAATGACTACGGCAGAAGAATTGAGGATTTCGATACTTCAAGAGAAGTGAAGGATGCATCTGTGGAAAACGGATCAAGCATCAGCTTTATGCTGCAGTTCAACGGCGAATCGTTCCTGTTCACTGCCGACAGCCACCCTGATGTTCTTGCTTCAGCCATTAAAAGAAGATTCGGGGAAGAAAAGATTAAGCTGAAGCATATGCAGATTCCGCATCACGGAAGCAGGTACAATACAAGCAATGCTCTTTTGGAGCTGGTTGACTGCGAAAATTACATTATTTCAGCAGATGGATACAACCGGTCAAATCTTCCCAACAAGGAAACTTTAGTGAAAGTGCTTCGCGCCAATCCCGATAAAAATATCAAATTTTTTATAACGCAGGAAAATGAACTTACAAGGAACATTTTTAAAGCAGATCCAGAGTTTAATATTAATCTAACATTTCCCACGCCGGGAAACAGCCACCTCCACTTTGAAATAGGATGA
- a CDS encoding NRAMP family divalent metal transporter, protein MGSAKITSAIKEMAKALGPGLITGASDDDPSGIATYSQAGAQTGLATLWTALLTFPLMAAIQGMCARIGLVTGRGLTLTIREHYPKGLLYGVLLMSFPAITLNIGANIEGMAAVANMIFPAVPVPAFCLCITAVLIAAIIAFPYRKIANILKWLCLSLLLYMAVPFMMDQDWVAVARNAFIPTIALNKDFILILVAIFGTTISPYLFFWQATMEAEDAAHGRQDPALGRRSLADMRKDVNAGMLLSNLVMFFIILTAGSVLYPAGIRRIDTVAQAAAALEPLTGRLTYLIFAAGVLGTGFLSIPVLAGSQSYMLAETFGWKTGLDKKFHKARLFYISIIFSLAVSVGLDFFGISAIQALLYTAVCYGLTAPVMVAVVLHIGSNRKIMGENTNSMLSNALGAIALIIMSAAAFALLYFLFF, encoded by the coding sequence ATGGGAAGCGCTAAAATAACATCAGCAATAAAGGAAATGGCAAAAGCGCTTGGTCCGGGCCTTATTACGGGGGCCAGCGATGACGACCCTTCGGGAATCGCAACCTATTCGCAGGCGGGCGCCCAGACGGGCCTTGCGACCTTATGGACCGCGCTGCTGACTTTCCCGCTGATGGCCGCCATCCAGGGAATGTGCGCCAGGATCGGACTGGTTACCGGCAGGGGCCTCACCCTGACCATCAGGGAGCATTATCCAAAGGGGCTGCTCTACGGCGTGCTGCTGATGAGCTTTCCCGCCATTACCCTGAACATCGGGGCCAACATAGAAGGCATGGCTGCGGTGGCAAACATGATTTTCCCCGCTGTGCCGGTGCCGGCCTTCTGCCTCTGCATCACGGCGGTGCTGATAGCTGCAATCATCGCCTTTCCGTATCGGAAGATCGCCAATATCCTAAAGTGGCTCTGCCTTTCGCTGCTGCTTTACATGGCGGTGCCCTTTATGATGGACCAGGACTGGGTGGCTGTCGCACGCAATGCCTTTATACCGACAATTGCCCTGAATAAGGATTTTATCCTGATACTGGTGGCCATATTCGGCACGACGATTTCGCCCTACCTCTTCTTCTGGCAGGCCACCATGGAAGCGGAGGATGCGGCCCACGGCAGGCAGGACCCCGCTTTGGGCAGGCGCAGTCTGGCCGATATGAGAAAGGATGTAAATGCGGGGATGCTGCTTTCCAATCTGGTCATGTTTTTTATCATACTCACTGCGGGAAGCGTGCTTTATCCTGCCGGCATACGCCGGATCGATACGGTGGCGCAGGCGGCGGCGGCCCTTGAGCCCCTGACGGGCAGGCTGACCTATCTTATCTTCGCGGCGGGCGTTCTGGGGACTGGATTTCTGTCCATACCGGTTCTTGCGGGCTCGCAGTCCTATATGCTGGCGGAGACCTTCGGCTGGAAAACGGGCCTTGATAAGAAATTCCATAAGGCCAGGCTGTTTTACATTTCCATAATCTTCTCGCTGGCGGTCAGCGTAGGGCTTGACTTTTTCGGGATCAGCGCGATACAGGCGCTGCTCTACACGGCGGTCTGCTATGGGCTGACTGCGCCGGTGATGGTTGCGGTGGTCCTGCATATCGGCAGCAATAGGAAAATAATGGGCGAAAACACCAATTCGATGCTTTCAAACGCATTGGGTGCCATTGCCCTTATCATCATGTCGGCGGCGGCTTTTGCGCTGCTCTACTTCCTTTTTTTCTAG
- a CDS encoding phosphatase PAP2 family protein codes for MRQLFLEDADGGIQKIRSEKVNPLMDIYVSFNFSRLRPSLFVLPALLLLLIAAFLFMLDALRAESYIMVQREYFFLLNSALSRYPEVQYNLTETGNALVVVSLLSIFVLHAPKIWECLASALLVSCLLSSLLKKIFHVPRPAAFYDTGSFTIIGKVLSGQSSLPSGHSITIFTALSLLMFAFMPARLRHRILWCAAFVAAGIALILTRVAVGAHYPIDVLIGGILGYCCALAGIFISLRLRIWKWIGCRRYYPFFIIGFTVCWLALAGKILQENLLVFYISIAALSVSLFKITAAYVKR; via the coding sequence ATGCGCCAGCTATTCCTTGAAGATGCCGATGGGGGCATCCAGAAAATCAGGTCCGAAAAGGTGAATCCCTTGATGGATATTTATGTCTCATTCAATTTCTCCAGGCTGCGTCCATCGCTTTTCGTCCTGCCTGCGCTCCTGCTGCTGCTCATCGCCGCATTCCTGTTCATGCTTGATGCGCTGCGCGCGGAATCCTACATCATGGTCCAGCGGGAATATTTCTTCCTGCTCAATTCGGCCCTGTCCAGATATCCCGAAGTGCAGTACAATCTCACCGAAACCGGAAATGCGCTGGTGGTGGTTTCCCTGCTCAGCATTTTTGTGCTCCACGCCCCGAAAATATGGGAATGCCTTGCCTCCGCCCTCCTGGTTTCCTGCCTGCTTTCCAGCCTGCTGAAAAAAATCTTCCATGTCCCAAGGCCGGCGGCTTTTTATGATACCGGCAGCTTTACCATAATCGGAAAGGTCCTGTCCGGGCAGAGCAGCCTGCCGTCCGGGCACTCCATCACCATTTTTACGGCGCTTTCCCTCCTGATGTTTGCCTTCATGCCTGCAAGATTGAGGCACAGGATCTTATGGTGCGCGGCTTTTGTGGCCGCTGGAATCGCGCTCATCCTCACACGTGTGGCCGTGGGCGCCCATTACCCTATTGATGTTCTTATCGGGGGCATCTTGGGATACTGCTGCGCCCTTGCCGGAATTTTCATCTCCCTGCGCCTGCGCATCTGGAAATGGATAGGCTGCAGAAGATACTATCCCTTCTTCATCATTGGCTTTACGGTGTGCTGGCTTGCGCTGGCCGGAAAGATCCTGCAGGAGAACCTATTGGTATTTTACATCTCAATTGCCGCATTATCCGTATCTTTATTTAAAATAACCGCCGCATATGTTAAAAGGTAG
- the eptA gene encoding phosphoethanolamine--lipid A transferase EptA, with amino-acid sequence MLKGSLPAARLAALASLANCIFFHIPFFAFVVGNLNYAGFSGMMTIASLILLMLVLDFLVFYLLVYLAGLIGRIIISLFFALSAAALYFINAYSVIIDESMIGNILNTNYAESSAYFSITLALYVLVLGILPSAALLRIRTVKEPLKRFAALCSGSFLIALALVFINSAGWLWIDKNSKKLGGLAMPWSYAVNTTLFYVHQYKKNQKEILLPDARISSRKKSIVVLVIGESARKANFSLYGYPKNTNPMLADIENVHPLDAVSAATYTTAGVKAILDYKKTDELYEILPNYLFRNNVEVIWRTANWGEPPLHIKNYQDRKYLGAACRGKACGYDEILLALFKEQILASRKDKILLVLHTSTSHGPNYSAKYPAGFRKFSPVCSSVELADCSKQELMNAYDNTIVYTDYLLSRVIQNLKELKEFDSTMIFVSDHGESLGENNLYMHGLPMSIAPKEQFEIPFIVWASPGSKKLKANKTVTQYHVFHSVLNFLDVESPIYDENMNIYR; translated from the coding sequence ATGTTAAAAGGTAGTCTTCCGGCAGCCCGTCTGGCGGCTTTAGCAAGCCTGGCCAACTGCATATTTTTCCATATCCCCTTCTTCGCTTTTGTGGTCGGGAACCTCAATTACGCGGGATTCAGCGGCATGATGACCATAGCCAGCCTCATCCTGCTGATGCTTGTGCTGGATTTCCTGGTCTTCTATCTGCTGGTCTACCTTGCCGGACTTATCGGCAGAATTATCATTTCGCTTTTTTTTGCCCTCAGCGCGGCGGCCCTGTATTTTATCAATGCCTACAGCGTGATCATAGACGAAAGCATGATCGGGAATATCCTCAACACCAATTATGCGGAATCAAGCGCCTATTTTTCTATCACCCTGGCCCTCTATGTGCTCGTGCTCGGGATACTTCCCTCGGCGGCGCTCTTGAGGATCAGGACCGTAAAAGAGCCCCTTAAAAGGTTTGCAGCGCTCTGTTCGGGAAGCTTTCTCATTGCGCTTGCACTGGTTTTTATCAATTCTGCCGGCTGGCTTTGGATCGACAAGAATTCCAAAAAATTGGGAGGCCTGGCAATGCCTTGGTCCTATGCGGTCAACACCACTCTTTTCTACGTGCACCAGTATAAGAAAAACCAGAAGGAAATCCTTCTTCCCGATGCCCGCATCAGCAGCAGGAAGAAATCCATTGTGGTGCTGGTCATCGGGGAATCCGCAAGAAAGGCCAATTTCTCCCTGTACGGCTATCCGAAGAACACCAATCCGATGCTTGCAGACATAGAAAATGTGCACCCTTTGGACGCGGTTTCCGCCGCAACCTACACCACGGCCGGGGTAAAGGCGATCCTGGATTACAAAAAGACGGATGAGCTGTACGAAATACTGCCCAACTACCTCTTCCGGAACAATGTGGAGGTCATATGGAGGACCGCCAACTGGGGAGAGCCGCCGCTGCACATCAAAAATTACCAGGACAGGAAATACCTTGGCGCAGCCTGCAGGGGAAAAGCCTGCGGCTATGACGAAATCCTGCTGGCGCTTTTCAAAGAGCAGATACTGGCCAGCAGAAAAGACAAGATACTCCTGGTGCTGCATACCAGCACCAGCCACGGCCCGAATTACAGCGCCAAGTATCCGGCAGGCTTCCGGAAGTTCAGTCCGGTCTGTAGCAGCGTCGAGCTTGCCGACTGCTCAAAGCAGGAACTGATGAACGCCTACGACAATACGATAGTCTATACCGATTACCTGCTCAGCCGCGTGATCCAGAACCTGAAAGAGCTCAAGGAATTTGACAGCACCATGATTTTTGTTTCCGACCACGGAGAGTCCCTCGGGGAAAACAATCTCTACATGCACGGCCTTCCGATGAGCATTGCCCCGAAGGAGCAGTTCGAGATACCCTTTATTGTCTGGGCATCGCCCGGCTCAAAAAAGCTGAAGGCCAATAAAACGGTGACCCAGTACCATGTCTTTCACAGCGTGCTGAACTTTCTGGATGTGGAAAGCCCCATCTACGACGAAAATATGAACATTTACCGATAG
- a CDS encoding DUF1345 domain-containing protein: MNGTVFINRLSNRSRLAISASAGLLTALVLEIGTSRPSVHIMAVWLAFSLTQLFFSWFTIFTCRVAELKKNAKDQDSGRAVLSLFMLLTTAVSLLGIVLLYVSADQKTGSELALHVVMTLSSVGTAWAVVHTTFAFKYANLHYSLNGLDFPGKGEPDYLDFVYFSFVIGTTFQVSDVAILDRKIRRTALVHGVLSFMFNTTILALSINIISSMVQR; encoded by the coding sequence ATGAATGGAACAGTATTTATCAACCGGCTCAGCAACAGGTCAAGGCTGGCAATTTCCGCTTCGGCGGGGCTGCTCACGGCCCTTGTCCTTGAGATAGGAACCAGCAGGCCTTCGGTGCACATCATGGCGGTCTGGCTGGCTTTTTCGCTAACCCAGCTGTTTTTCTCCTGGTTCACCATATTCACCTGCCGTGTGGCCGAGCTCAAGAAGAACGCCAAAGACCAGGACTCGGGACGCGCTGTGCTGTCCCTGTTCATGCTACTTACAACGGCAGTAAGCCTTCTGGGCATAGTGCTGCTGTATGTTTCAGCCGACCAGAAGACTGGTTCCGAGCTGGCGCTGCACGTGGTGATGACGCTCTCATCGGTGGGAACTGCCTGGGCGGTGGTCCATACCACCTTTGCCTTCAAATACGCCAACCTCCACTATTCGCTCAACGGCCTTGATTTTCCCGGAAAAGGCGAACCTGACTATCTGGACTTTGTCTATTTCTCATTTGTGATCGGCACCACTTTCCAGGTATCGGATGTCGCCATACTGGACAGGAAGATAAGGAGGACCGCACTGGTGCACGGCGTGCTTTCCTTTATGTTCAACACCACCATACTGGCATTGAGCATCAATATTATTTCCAGCATGGTCCAGCGCTGA